One region of Chloroflexota bacterium genomic DNA includes:
- a CDS encoding ABC transporter substrate-binding protein, translating to MRRSWKMGIACFLSLVLVAVFVLGCGGGGEKRVTITIGELTDFTGPGAPAVKTIAYITQDIARHYNDENLIPGVKVKIAAYDTQFNSSRIIPGYEWCKDQGAKVVITLFPGDPEVLKPFAERDKVVVAAMGATPLLFEPPGWVFGFSNTNPWAMKTLLQWVSANVWDYGQGIPKLGLASWSEPGAVNTDKAIKEYMQNYPGKFDYLGAYLAPVGTMAFKGEVERLKDCDYVTSYGMPAGYFLRDLRATGSKARMIDSSGIGSYRGFYVDLLGWEALDGTLTTNQSILWNESTPIVDLVTNLLYRYRPSQADEIIYAGLGYVGAAHQVIAILEVLQQGVKNVGAENFNGQAFFDAAMNYKTTSPMWEGYPQWGFSQTKRYLVDHHVIYEFSANAKDLVRITDWLPMVK from the coding sequence ATGAGACGCAGTTGGAAGATGGGAATAGCTTGTTTCCTGAGCCTGGTGCTGGTGGCTGTGTTCGTCCTGGGCTGTGGTGGTGGCGGTGAGAAAAGGGTGACTATCACCATAGGCGAACTGACGGATTTCACAGGACCAGGCGCACCAGCGGTTAAAACTATCGCTTACATAACGCAGGACATAGCCAGGCACTACAACGATGAAAATCTTATCCCTGGGGTGAAGGTGAAGATTGCTGCCTACGACACTCAGTTCAATTCTTCCAGGATAATACCTGGCTATGAGTGGTGTAAGGACCAGGGGGCGAAGGTAGTTATCACTCTTTTTCCTGGAGATCCAGAGGTATTGAAACCTTTTGCGGAGAGGGACAAGGTGGTCGTAGCTGCTATGGGTGCCACCCCTCTTCTGTTTGAGCCTCCGGGATGGGTATTTGGCTTTTCGAACACCAACCCATGGGCGATGAAGACCCTCTTGCAATGGGTCAGCGCTAACGTCTGGGATTATGGCCAGGGAATTCCTAAGCTTGGCCTGGCAAGCTGGAGCGAACCCGGTGCCGTGAACACGGACAAGGCGATAAAGGAATATATGCAGAACTATCCGGGCAAGTTTGACTACTTGGGTGCTTACCTTGCTCCCGTGGGTACAATGGCCTTCAAGGGTGAAGTGGAGAGGTTGAAAGACTGCGATTATGTGACTTCCTACGGCATGCCGGCAGGCTATTTCTTAAGGGACCTTCGAGCCACGGGCTCTAAGGCAAGGATGATTGATTCGAGTGGCATCGGTTCTTACAGAGGCTTCTACGTGGATCTGCTTGGCTGGGAAGCCCTTGACGGAACCTTGACTACTAACCAATCTATACTATGGAATGAATCGACCCCTATTGTCGATCTGGTTACAAACCTCCTTTACCGATACCGCCCATCGCAAGCTGATGAAATCATTTATGCTGGTCTAGGTTATGTAGGTGCGGCTCATCAGGTGATCGCCATTCTCGAAGTCCTGCAACAGGGAGTAAAGAATGTGGGTGCGGAGAATTTCAATGGTCAAGCCTTCTTCGACGCGGCCATGAATTACAAGACCACAAGTCCTATGTGGGAAGGCTACCCGCAATGGGGCTTCAGCCAAACTAAACGCTATCTAGTAGACCACCATGTGATCTATGAATTTAGTGCCAATGCGAAGGACCTAGTAAGGATTACCGATTGGCTGCCCATGGTAAAGTAG
- a CDS encoding PAC2 family protein, which produces MKLLEKQPFRIYGKPELLSSSLVVGWSEDAGKLGPKVIGYLREKLGGKGFGEIEPPDFFPLGGVSVEEDVVQFPESKFYCCEGENLVLFLSNSPRSEWYRFLNSVLDVAEHYCQAKEVYTVGSIVSLSAHTVPRRLLGIASSLEMKKVLRQYDMAVDMDYETPPGQRPTLGSFLLWLANMRNIAAASIWVPVPFYLVSTDDPWAWRKVVEFLDNRLSLGIDFTDLDEKVARQDEKMAEVRNRFPELNEYIRRLEKNLGLTMEESEKLTRKIEELLKKRD; this is translated from the coding sequence CTGAAATTGCTTGAAAAGCAGCCGTTCAGAATCTACGGGAAACCAGAGTTACTAAGCTCATCCCTGGTAGTGGGTTGGAGCGAAGATGCTGGCAAACTGGGGCCAAAGGTCATTGGCTACCTTAGAGAGAAACTGGGAGGCAAGGGGTTTGGAGAAATTGAGCCCCCGGACTTCTTCCCATTAGGGGGAGTGTCCGTTGAAGAAGATGTAGTTCAATTCCCAGAGAGCAAATTCTACTGCTGCGAAGGAGAGAATTTGGTGCTCTTCTTGAGTAACTCGCCTCGATCGGAGTGGTATAGGTTCCTGAACTCTGTGTTGGACGTAGCGGAGCACTATTGCCAGGCCAAAGAGGTCTACACGGTTGGCAGCATTGTTTCCTTAAGTGCTCACACAGTCCCACGGAGGTTGCTCGGCATAGCGAGTTCCCTAGAGATGAAGAAGGTTCTAAGGCAGTATGATATGGCCGTAGACATGGATTACGAAACTCCTCCTGGCCAAAGGCCAACCTTGGGTTCTTTTCTATTATGGCTGGCTAACATGAGAAATATCGCTGCGGCAAGCATCTGGGTGCCAGTGCCTTTCTATTTGGTGTCAACCGATGACCCATGGGCTTGGAGGAAAGTTGTTGAGTTCTTGGACAACAGGCTTAGCTTAGGGATCGACTTCACAGATCTCGATGAAAAAGTGGCAAGGCAGGACGAAAAGATGGCTGAGGTAAGGAACCGTTTTCCTGAGCTCAATGAGTATATCCGCAGGTTGGAGAAGAACCTCGGACTAACTATGGAAGAAAGCGAGAAACTGACCAGAAAGATCGAAGAATTGCTTAAAAAGAGAGACTAA
- a CDS encoding 3-oxoacid CoA-transferase subunit B yields the protein MALRAAKELEDGTYVNLGIGIPTLVSDWIEGRDIVLQAEIGMLNTGPLATRENVDQDLINASCQPVTELPGACYFSSVESLAMIRGGYMDVAILGALQVSEKGDLAGWNNPERGFPEHIGNIGGSMDLAVGAKKVIVTMTHVTARGKPKILKECTYPLTARGVVKLVITDLAVIDVTPKGLLLMEIAPGLTAEEVQSLTEPKLMIAPDLKEIEL from the coding sequence ATGGCTCTAAGAGCAGCGAAAGAACTGGAAGATGGAACTTACGTCAATTTGGGCATAGGCATACCGACTTTGGTCTCTGACTGGATCGAGGGTAGGGATATCGTGTTGCAGGCTGAGATTGGTATGCTCAACACCGGGCCACTGGCTACCAGAGAGAATGTGGATCAAGATCTTATCAATGCCAGTTGCCAACCGGTAACTGAGTTGCCAGGGGCTTGCTACTTTTCCAGTGTCGAGTCTTTGGCCATGATACGGGGTGGCTACATGGACGTCGCCATTTTGGGCGCTCTGCAAGTCTCCGAGAAGGGAGACCTAGCAGGTTGGAACAACCCGGAGAGGGGATTCCCGGAGCATATTGGTAACATCGGCGGCTCTATGGACCTCGCCGTTGGAGCCAAGAAGGTGATCGTAACCATGACGCATGTTACCGCCCGCGGAAAGCCTAAGATTCTAAAGGAATGCACCTATCCTCTTACGGCGCGAGGTGTAGTCAAGCTTGTCATAACTGACTTGGCTGTCATTGATGTCACCCCAAAGGGGCTCTTGCTCATGGAGATAGCTCCTGGACTCACTGCTGAGGAAGTGCAATCACTGACTGAACCCAAGCTTATGATAGCGCCTGACCTGAAAGAAATAGAGCTTTAG
- a CDS encoding CoA transferase subunit A: MDKVYPNIDEAVADIPDGASIAIGGFFTAGTPTPLIQALARHGAKNLTIICQQMGPGNDTITQLIVNKQVKKAICNYPFYRSASKGASSPFEQAVRADEIELEVYPMGTFIEKLRAGAAGIAGFYTSTGVGTTVELGKEKRAFGGREYLLELALKPDYAFVYSYRGDWMGNLTCRKTARNFNPEMAAAARVTIAAVENLVEPGKLDGDVVHVPGIYVQRVVKVERPSYYPTIE; encoded by the coding sequence TTGGACAAGGTTTATCCCAACATAGATGAAGCGGTAGCTGACATTCCTGATGGAGCTTCCATTGCCATCGGGGGGTTTTTCACAGCAGGCACTCCCACCCCACTTATTCAAGCTCTAGCTAGACATGGAGCTAAGAACTTGACCATAATCTGCCAGCAGATGGGGCCAGGAAACGATACCATTACCCAACTGATCGTTAACAAGCAGGTGAAGAAAGCAATCTGCAACTACCCTTTCTACCGCTCAGCTAGCAAAGGTGCCAGCTCCCCCTTCGAGCAAGCTGTTCGTGCCGACGAGATTGAGTTGGAGGTGTATCCTATGGGTACCTTTATTGAAAAACTGAGGGCTGGTGCTGCCGGAATCGCTGGCTTCTACACCTCAACGGGAGTGGGCACAACTGTTGAGCTCGGGAAGGAAAAGAGGGCCTTCGGGGGGCGGGAGTATCTTCTGGAACTGGCTCTCAAACCTGACTACGCTTTTGTGTATTCCTATCGGGGAGACTGGATGGGCAACCTCACCTGCCGCAAAACGGCCAGAAACTTCAATCCAGAAATGGCCGCAGCAGCAAGGGTAACCATTGCTGCAGTAGAGAACCTGGTAGAACCAGGGAAGCTAGACGGTGACGTGGTTCATGTGCCGGGCATCTATGTACAGCGAGTAGTAAAAGTAGAGAGACCTAGCTACTACCCTACTATTGAATGA
- a CDS encoding PAS domain-containing protein, which yields MERRIFMEKRCSPQTGRGGYLDALLNSCPDAVIAISSEGVITFANKEAVRLTGYQMHELVGQTIVNMYDSLETAKEINRKLYASSGIIHDHESTLKTKTGKPIPVRISAAHLKDSSGTYIGAVGYFQIYRPWPTEEAKVKAYAEELEAKLEEWKDLGAPVYELYPGLTTVVVVGRLDASRIERIRSNLLSHLRSHKTAVIRIDLSAALVDDAPCVARELLKTVRIARLLGAESILTGIDSCLAEALEPLVEDLSLVRVFGSRDAALQAALNVIGLEIRKKD from the coding sequence ATGGAAAGGAGGATATTCATGGAGAAGCGATGTTCACCCCAAACAGGTAGAGGAGGGTATTTGGACGCCTTGCTCAATAGCTGCCCTGACGCTGTCATAGCTATTAGTAGTGAAGGGGTAATTACATTTGCCAATAAGGAAGCCGTTAGACTTACCGGGTATCAGATGCATGAGCTTGTTGGCCAGACTATAGTCAATATGTATGATAGTCTCGAGACTGCCAAGGAAATAAACCGTAAGCTTTATGCCAGCAGCGGGATAATCCATGACCATGAATCTACGTTGAAGACAAAAACGGGAAAGCCAATCCCGGTGCGTATCTCGGCAGCTCATCTGAAGGATAGCTCAGGTACCTACATAGGAGCTGTAGGCTACTTTCAGATATATCGACCCTGGCCTACCGAAGAGGCCAAGGTCAAGGCATACGCTGAGGAATTGGAGGCAAAGCTTGAGGAATGGAAAGACTTAGGCGCTCCTGTATATGAGCTCTATCCGGGGCTCACAACAGTGGTGGTAGTCGGGCGACTTGACGCTAGTCGTATTGAGCGCATCAGGAGTAACCTCTTGAGCCATCTGAGGAGTCACAAAACTGCAGTCATTCGCATCGACCTGTCTGCAGCCTTGGTAGATGATGCTCCCTGTGTTGCCAGGGAGCTACTGAAGACAGTTCGTATTGCTAGATTGCTAGGCGCAGAGAGCATACTCACTGGCATCGATTCGTGCCTTGCTGAAGCGCTAGAACCCTTGGTGGAAGACCTGAGCTTAGTTAGGGTCTTCGGCTCCAGAGATGCTGCTCTGCAAGCAGCGCTTAATGTCATAGGTCTTGAGATCCGCAAGAAGGACTAG
- a CDS encoding CoA transferase, translating into MEAKMTKQIFEGLRVADFCWAAAGPQVGRELAEHGATVIRVESHRRLDILRSSPPFKDSIPTFNRSAFFTQYNANKYGISLDLGNPRAREVTRRLISWADIVGESMGPGAMAKLGLDYESCRKINPQIIYFSTCMLGQYGPHRDFRGVGTHVNALGGFCAVTGWPDSEPTQIFTAYSDYISPWYTLIAVMGALLRRRKTGVGMYMEQSQLEAAVSFLGPHVLDYAVNHNLLNRRGNRDRYMSPHGVYPCRGSDRWVALAVTSDEDWQRLCHVMGNPEWTKDPRYDSVVGRKENEDEVDRLIGDWTKDFLPEQVLAMLQGAGIAAGVVQTGDDLLGDPQLKHREHYHALNHPVIGSHSYHAPAYRLSQTPCVIDKPAPCVGEHNQYVYKDILGFSDDEIADMLVNGVITTDADAPTTVTVS; encoded by the coding sequence ATGGAGGCGAAGATGACAAAGCAGATATTTGAAGGGCTACGTGTCGCTGACTTCTGCTGGGCGGCGGCTGGGCCACAGGTTGGGCGTGAGCTAGCAGAGCACGGAGCAACGGTAATTCGTGTCGAAAGCCACCGCCGTCTGGATATCCTGAGGTCATCGCCACCCTTTAAGGACAGTATCCCGACTTTCAATCGTAGCGCATTTTTCACCCAGTACAACGCAAACAAATATGGGATCAGCTTGGATTTAGGCAACCCGCGGGCTCGCGAGGTTACCAGGAGACTGATAAGCTGGGCTGACATCGTAGGCGAGAGCATGGGCCCTGGTGCTATGGCCAAGCTTGGTCTGGACTATGAGAGCTGCCGCAAGATCAACCCACAGATCATTTACTTCAGCACTTGCATGCTCGGACAGTACGGGCCACACCGTGATTTCAGGGGGGTTGGCACCCACGTCAACGCGCTTGGCGGATTTTGTGCGGTCACAGGTTGGCCTGATAGCGAGCCCACCCAGATATTCACTGCCTATTCTGACTACATCTCGCCATGGTACACTTTGATTGCTGTCATGGGCGCTCTGCTGCGACGTCGGAAGACAGGGGTTGGGATGTATATGGAGCAGTCACAGCTAGAGGCAGCCGTCAGCTTCCTGGGGCCTCACGTACTGGATTATGCGGTGAACCACAACCTGCTCAACCGAAGGGGAAACAGGGATCGCTATATGTCCCCGCACGGCGTCTATCCTTGCCGTGGCAGCGATCGCTGGGTGGCCCTTGCAGTGACCAGCGACGAGGATTGGCAACGTCTGTGCCACGTGATGGGTAATCCTGAGTGGACGAAGGACCCGAGATACGACTCCGTCGTTGGCCGTAAAGAAAACGAGGACGAGGTGGATCGATTGATCGGCGACTGGACGAAAGATTTTCTCCCAGAGCAGGTGTTGGCCATGCTTCAAGGAGCAGGGATCGCCGCAGGAGTGGTACAAACCGGTGATGACTTACTAGGTGATCCTCAACTCAAGCACCGCGAGCATTACCATGCGTTGAACCATCCTGTTATCGGATCACACTCGTATCATGCTCCTGCATATCGGCTGTCGCAGACTCCCTGTGTGATAGACAAGCCAGCCCCTTGTGTCGGAGAGCACAACCAGTATGTATATAAAGATATATTGGGCTTCTCCGATGACGAGATTGCCGATATGCTGGTGAATGGTGTCATCACCACCGATGCCGATGCTCCAACAACAGTCACGGTCTCGTGA
- a CDS encoding CoA transferase: MEKKETLLGGCRVLDLTNELGLLAGKVLGDFGADVIKIEKPGGDPSRNIGPFYKDIPDPEKSLFWFATNTSKRGITLNIENHEGRELFRRLVKTADIVLESFEPGYLNNLGIGYSDLKAVKPEIIMTSITPFGQTGPYAHYRATDLIGAAMGGMVRILGELGRPPVRMSCDPQAYFHAALHGALGSVMAYYHQQLTGEGQHVDVSMQDSVELTLMNALEIAELMKVNVIGTGQVSISVRPPPLGILMGRVVFPCKDGYAIVTVGGGAFVGMAKSSAILVRWANEEGMCLEFKDFDFSQWDMSKITQDETDRKDRTIGEFIKTKTKAELMEGAVQRGIMLAPCNTIDDLINSPHLHERNYWEAVEHPELGESITYHGAPIKISDAPWRISRRAPLIGEHNREIFESELGLSLEQMGVLKANGVI, from the coding sequence GTGGAAAAGAAGGAAACATTGCTGGGTGGCTGTCGAGTTCTGGATCTGACCAACGAACTGGGACTCTTGGCGGGCAAGGTTCTGGGTGACTTTGGGGCCGATGTCATTAAGATTGAGAAACCAGGAGGAGACCCTTCACGGAACATCGGGCCTTTCTATAAAGATATCCCTGACCCGGAGAAGAGCCTGTTCTGGTTTGCTACGAATACCAGTAAGAGGGGCATCACTCTGAACATAGAGAATCATGAAGGAAGGGAACTTTTCAGGCGCTTAGTCAAGACGGCTGATATAGTGCTGGAATCCTTCGAACCTGGCTACCTGAACAACTTGGGCATCGGTTACTCTGATCTGAAGGCAGTTAAGCCGGAGATCATCATGACCTCCATTACCCCTTTCGGCCAGACAGGACCCTACGCTCATTATCGTGCCACGGACCTGATCGGCGCGGCCATGGGTGGCATGGTGAGGATACTGGGTGAACTCGGTCGCCCTCCCGTCCGCATGAGCTGCGACCCTCAAGCTTACTTCCATGCGGCCCTTCATGGCGCACTGGGCTCTGTGATGGCATACTACCACCAGCAGCTTACCGGAGAGGGACAGCATGTAGACGTTTCAATGCAGGATTCAGTGGAACTGACGCTAATGAACGCGCTAGAGATAGCCGAACTTATGAAGGTCAACGTCATTGGCACCGGGCAGGTTTCGATAAGCGTCAGGCCGCCGCCCCTCGGCATCCTCATGGGACGTGTTGTGTTTCCATGTAAAGACGGCTATGCCATTGTTACGGTCGGCGGTGGGGCTTTTGTAGGCATGGCTAAGTCCTCGGCCATCCTGGTACGATGGGCCAACGAGGAGGGGATGTGTCTGGAATTCAAGGATTTCGATTTCTCTCAGTGGGACATGTCAAAGATAACTCAGGACGAAACAGATCGGAAGGATCGGACAATTGGGGAGTTTATCAAAACGAAAACTAAGGCCGAGCTGATGGAGGGCGCGGTTCAGAGAGGCATCATGCTTGCCCCCTGCAATACAATCGATGACTTGATCAACAGCCCCCATCTGCATGAGCGGAATTACTGGGAGGCCGTAGAACACCCCGAGCTGGGCGAGTCTATTACCTACCATGGCGCGCCGATCAAAATATCAGACGCACCCTGGAGGATCAGCCGCCGTGCGCCGCTCATTGGCGAGCACAACCGGGAGATATTTGAGAGCGAGCTAGGACTTTCTCTGGAGCAAATGGGAGTTCTGAAGGCCAATGGGGTTATCTGA
- a CDS encoding acyl-CoA dehydrogenase: MDFALNDQQELLKKEARRFLDSEFPKKLVRQLQESELGYSPEIWKKIADLGWLGLVIPEEYGGAGGTLLDLGVLFEEVGKTACPSPLFATMALGVLPLLDEGNEEQKQRLLPRVASGDLILTMALSEPEADYQPKFMTARAQHRNGHFTVTGTKLFVPYAHVADIILAVAATGSVDDAGKGITVFLVSKEAQGIELVPLRTVGQDKQFEVTFNRVQVPPSDMLGAVDGGWAVVEKTLQKATALQCVETVGVMQQELSITAEYTSNRVQFGRPIGSFQAVQHRLADMLTDVEGARWLSYRALSLLSEGLPAQREVAIAKAWVSDACQRVAYSAQHLHGGIGMDLDYDLHFYFEWAKARQLSLGPTPYHLASIEPAIRSK, translated from the coding sequence GTGGATTTCGCATTGAATGATCAACAGGAGCTTCTGAAGAAGGAGGCTCGCCGCTTCCTCGACAGCGAGTTTCCCAAGAAACTGGTTCGCCAGCTACAAGAGAGCGAGTTGGGATATTCCCCGGAAATCTGGAAGAAGATAGCCGACTTGGGATGGCTGGGGCTGGTGATCCCGGAGGAATATGGTGGCGCCGGCGGTACGCTGCTTGATTTGGGCGTCCTGTTCGAGGAGGTCGGCAAGACAGCTTGCCCCAGTCCACTGTTCGCCACGATGGCCCTTGGGGTGCTTCCCTTGTTGGACGAAGGGAATGAGGAGCAAAAGCAGCGACTTCTGCCCAGAGTGGCCAGCGGCGACCTGATTCTGACCATGGCACTATCCGAGCCGGAGGCAGACTATCAACCCAAGTTCATGACCGCACGAGCCCAGCATAGGAATGGCCACTTCACTGTTACTGGCACTAAGCTATTTGTGCCTTACGCTCATGTGGCAGACATCATCCTGGCAGTGGCTGCTACCGGTTCTGTTGACGATGCCGGCAAAGGGATCACCGTGTTTCTGGTGTCGAAGGAAGCGCAGGGGATCGAACTGGTTCCGTTAAGGACCGTTGGCCAAGACAAGCAGTTTGAAGTGACATTCAACCGCGTACAGGTGCCACCGTCCGATATGTTGGGAGCGGTGGATGGTGGCTGGGCAGTGGTGGAGAAAACCCTGCAAAAGGCGACAGCCCTCCAATGCGTGGAGACAGTAGGGGTGATGCAACAAGAGCTGTCGATAACGGCTGAGTATACCTCAAACCGTGTGCAGTTTGGGCGGCCCATCGGCAGCTTTCAGGCAGTGCAGCATCGGCTGGCTGACATGCTGACGGATGTGGAAGGGGCCCGGTGGCTGTCCTACAGAGCGCTATCCCTCTTGAGCGAGGGCCTGCCGGCCCAAAGGGAGGTAGCTATCGCCAAGGCATGGGTCAGCGATGCCTGTCAGAGAGTGGCGTACTCGGCCCAGCATCTGCACGGAGGAATCGGGATGGACCTGGATTACGACCTGCATTTCTATTTCGAATGGGCGAAGGCGCGGCAGTTGAGCCTCGGCCCGACACCCTATCATCTAGCCTCCATCGAGCCGGCAATCCGCAGCAAATGA
- a CDS encoding acyl-CoA dehydrogenase codes for MDFRFTPEQEQLEKEIYTYLKKNIPPELDDEMITYLEGEGPIFRDFMKKMASDGWTGIGWPQEYGGQGRTPLEQYIFFDLAMGYFRLPIPVLSLMTVGPTLMRVGSEEQKQRFLRPILNGDIQFGIAYTEPEAGTDLFSLKTTALKKGDDYIINGQKIFTSMGTSVDYFWLAARTNPQAKRQHEGISIFLVDAKSPGINIQPMHLMNEYAIAQEFFDNVRVPKECLVGEENLGVLYMVTQLAHERISLVPHSAGVRIIEDTTLWAQSARRNGSCVGDQPWVRNKLAELTVESEVLKILNYRVAWQMAREETPHVESAMIKVFGSEHIVRTVRICQEIMGQFGQLQLGSKWAPVSGWIERLARIYLLITFGGGTNEVMRDIMARMGLGLMKSR; via the coding sequence ATGGATTTTAGATTCACACCAGAGCAAGAGCAGCTTGAGAAAGAGATTTACACCTACCTGAAGAAAAACATTCCCCCCGAGCTCGATGACGAGATGATTACCTATCTTGAGGGTGAGGGGCCCATATTTCGCGATTTCATGAAGAAGATGGCGTCTGACGGATGGACGGGGATCGGGTGGCCACAAGAATATGGTGGTCAGGGGCGCACGCCGCTTGAGCAGTACATATTCTTCGACTTGGCTATGGGATACTTCCGGCTCCCGATCCCAGTACTGAGCTTGATGACAGTGGGGCCAACCTTGATGAGAGTGGGGAGTGAAGAGCAGAAACAACGTTTTCTGCGCCCTATTCTGAACGGCGATATCCAGTTCGGGATAGCCTACACGGAACCGGAAGCCGGCACTGACCTCTTCTCGCTCAAGACCACTGCTCTCAAGAAGGGCGATGACTACATCATCAACGGGCAGAAGATATTTACCTCCATGGGGACATCTGTGGACTATTTCTGGTTGGCAGCGCGCACCAACCCGCAAGCCAAACGTCAGCACGAGGGGATCTCGATCTTCCTGGTGGACGCAAAGAGTCCCGGCATTAACATCCAGCCCATGCATTTAATGAACGAGTATGCGATCGCTCAGGAGTTTTTCGACAATGTCAGGGTGCCCAAGGAGTGCCTGGTTGGAGAGGAGAATCTGGGAGTGCTGTACATGGTGACCCAACTGGCCCACGAGCGGATCAGCCTGGTCCCCCACTCAGCAGGAGTAAGGATAATCGAGGACACCACTCTGTGGGCCCAGTCCGCCAGGCGCAATGGGTCTTGCGTCGGCGATCAGCCATGGGTACGGAACAAGCTGGCTGAACTCACGGTGGAGTCAGAGGTACTCAAAATACTGAACTACCGGGTGGCATGGCAGATGGCAAGGGAAGAAACACCCCACGTGGAGTCGGCCATGATCAAGGTCTTCGGCAGCGAGCACATCGTCCGCACAGTAAGGATTTGCCAGGAGATCATGGGCCAGTTTGGGCAGCTACAGTTGGGCTCCAAATGGGCTCCGGTGAGCGGGTGGATTGAACGTCTGGCCCGGATATACCTATTGATCACCTTCGGGGGTGGCACCAACGAGGTCATGCGGGATATCATGGCCAGGATGGGTCTTGGATTGATGAAATCTCGATAA
- a CDS encoding nitronate monooxygenase — protein sequence MAISLHTELCDMLGIEYPIMAFNHCRDVVAAVSNAGGSGVLGAIALTPENIAVEVNWLKAHTDKPFGIDLVFPKASPETATREQLLGFVPQEYRDFMDRIKQELGLPEDTYCGHGMDLGIGGTHEWQRKQLEATLKVKPAIIAAGLGITREAVEECRAAGIKVITLVGNVKNARRAAELGVDIVVAQGTEAGGHTGRIGTFVLVPQVVDAVSPIPVLAAGGIGDGRGLAAALALGAVGVWTGTIWLTAHESPVADWIKDKMLEATDEDAVTTKIYTGKNARTLKNKYIDRWNEPDAPKTLPMPFQNLYSPMPHSVSTEYPDALSLFDKPGLRDWISTPAGNVVGLIKERKSVRQIMYDMVSQAVEILGTE from the coding sequence ATGGCTATCAGCTTACACACCGAACTATGTGACATGTTGGGGATTGAGTATCCGATTATGGCCTTCAACCATTGCCGCGACGTAGTGGCAGCAGTATCTAATGCCGGTGGAAGCGGCGTTCTAGGCGCTATTGCCTTGACGCCTGAGAACATTGCTGTAGAGGTTAACTGGCTGAAGGCCCATACGGACAAGCCCTTCGGGATAGACCTTGTGTTTCCAAAGGCCAGCCCCGAAACAGCTACCAGGGAGCAACTGCTGGGCTTCGTCCCCCAGGAATACAGGGACTTCATGGATCGAATCAAACAAGAGCTAGGGCTGCCTGAGGATACCTATTGCGGCCATGGCATGGACCTTGGCATCGGAGGCACTCATGAGTGGCAAAGGAAGCAACTGGAGGCAACCCTCAAGGTGAAGCCTGCTATCATTGCTGCTGGACTGGGAATAACCCGTGAGGCTGTAGAAGAGTGCCGCGCGGCAGGCATCAAGGTAATCACACTGGTTGGCAATGTGAAAAACGCTCGCCGTGCGGCGGAGCTTGGAGTCGATATTGTCGTGGCCCAGGGGACCGAAGCCGGAGGGCATACCGGAAGGATAGGGACTTTCGTTCTGGTTCCTCAGGTAGTTGATGCTGTCAGTCCCATCCCTGTGCTGGCTGCTGGCGGCATAGGGGATGGCAGGGGTCTGGCAGCCGCTCTAGCTTTAGGTGCTGTCGGCGTATGGACGGGCACTATTTGGTTGACCGCCCATGAAAGTCCGGTAGCAGACTGGATAAAGGACAAGATGCTTGAGGCTACCGACGAAGATGCCGTCACTACCAAGATATACACCGGGAAAAATGCCCGTACTCTGAAGAACAAGTATATTGATCGCTGGAATGAGCCGGACGCGCCGAAGACCCTTCCGATGCCCTTTCAGAACCTGTACTCACCGATGCCGCATTCCGTCAGTACCGAATACCCAGACGCACTCTCACTCTTTGACAAACCCGGCCTACGTGACTGGATTAGCACACCGGCAGGGAACGTTGTGGGGTTGATCAAGGAACGCAAGTCAGTAAGACAAATCATGTATGATATGGTATCCCAGGCGGTTGAGATATTAGGCACTGAATAG